One genomic segment of Paenibacillus sp. FSL H8-0332 includes these proteins:
- a CDS encoding MarR family transcriptional regulator: MSKEAEKEQAVYTVMDHMASVQQKSQAFIDRITKKGALSQNQIMLLFLLQLTGSLNVTDISERLVITPGAASFMCDKLEDLGYIERVRTKEDRRVVNIVLTGSGKQHILSLFDTFALTDLDKISSTLQRIDELMGGMLE; encoded by the coding sequence ATGAGCAAAGAAGCAGAGAAAGAACAAGCCGTCTATACCGTCATGGATCATATGGCCAGCGTGCAGCAGAAGTCGCAGGCGTTCATAGACCGGATTACGAAGAAGGGGGCGCTCTCGCAGAATCAGATCATGCTGTTGTTCCTGCTGCAGCTCACCGGCTCCCTTAATGTTACGGATATCTCAGAGCGTCTAGTCATTACGCCGGGAGCCGCTTCGTTCATGTGCGATAAGCTGGAGGATCTGGGATACATCGAGAGAGTGCGCACGAAGGAAGACCGCCGAGTCGTCAATATTGTTCTCACCGGATCAGGCAAGCAGCACATCCTTTCTCTGTTCGACACCTTTGCATTGACTGACCTCGACAAAATCTCCTCAACCCTCCAGAGAATCGATGAACTGATGGGCGGAATGTTAGAGTAA
- a CDS encoding AbrB/MazE/SpoVT family DNA-binding domain-containing protein, giving the protein MMKATGIVRKVDELGRIVIPIELRRTMGIDIKDPLEIFVDGEKIILRKYEPTCIFSGSAENLISFKGKMVSKDVLDELISSFDNV; this is encoded by the coding sequence ATGATGAAAGCAACAGGTATAGTAAGAAAAGTAGATGAACTGGGACGTATTGTGATTCCGATTGAGCTGCGCAGAACAATGGGAATTGACATAAAGGATCCGCTCGAAATTTTTGTGGACGGCGAAAAGATCATTCTCAGAAAATATGAACCTACTTGCATCTTCTCCGGAAGTGCCGAGAACCTGATCAGCTTCAAGGGTAAGATGGTCAGCAAAGATGTGCTCGATGAACTGATCTCAAGCTTCGACAACGTATAA
- a CDS encoding HAD family hydrolase yields the protein MSNEEQTQAGNRPLPNLNQPEAIVFDMDGTLFQTESLLLPAYHKMFDILREEGLHSGPTPPEERILGSLGMLLADIWKNVMPEADEAVHRRADELLLQLEIEGLEAGGTVLYPKVVETLRALHARGVKLFVASNGLEDYIHSIVVVHELKDLFEGLYSAGGSGTATKTELLGLLLDNHKISSAWMVGDRSSDVQAGKGNGQTVIGCAYAGFGRQDELKGSDVIISSFDELIGLYDNSAAPVL from the coding sequence ATGAGCAACGAAGAACAGACACAGGCGGGGAACAGACCGCTGCCGAACTTAAACCAGCCGGAAGCTATCGTATTCGATATGGATGGTACGCTGTTCCAGACAGAAAGTCTGTTATTGCCCGCCTATCATAAAATGTTCGATATCCTGCGGGAAGAAGGCCTGCATTCCGGCCCGACTCCGCCGGAGGAGCGCATTCTGGGCAGTCTAGGCATGCTGCTTGCGGATATCTGGAAGAACGTAATGCCGGAAGCAGATGAGGCGGTACACCGCCGGGCGGATGAGCTGCTACTGCAGCTGGAGATAGAGGGGCTGGAGGCCGGAGGGACGGTCCTGTACCCCAAGGTAGTCGAAACGCTGCGTGCGCTGCACGCGCGGGGAGTGAAGCTGTTCGTAGCCAGCAACGGGCTGGAGGATTATATCCATAGCATCGTAGTCGTACACGAGCTGAAGGACCTGTTCGAGGGGCTGTACAGCGCGGGCGGATCAGGAACAGCAACCAAGACCGAGCTGCTCGGCCTTCTGCTGGACAATCACAAGATCAGCAGCGCCTGGATGGTCGGGGACCGTTCCTCCGATGTACAGGCGGGCAAGGGCAACGGACAGACGGTCATCGGCTGCGCCTATGCCGGATTCGGGCGGCAGGATGAGCTGAAGGGCTCTGACGTTATTATCTCTTCCTTCGATGAGCTGATTGGGCTATACGACAACAGCGCAGCACCTGTCCTGTAA
- a CDS encoding response regulator: protein MHKLFLVEDEALIRAGLKHLIEKVIGGYQVVGEAENGRLALEALKSVKPDVLITDIRMNEMNGLELIKRIRDQYPDMYILILSGYADFEYAKQAIKYGISDYLLKPVDRTELAQALGDFKRRHGTQSDAEAQPGEGESDQKGRQLIRKVKELVALRLDQEISLQYMAEQVHLNHQYLSVLFKSETGQNFTDYVSQCRMNRAKQLLKETNLKIYEVAKLSGYLSSKHFMAVFKDYTGKTPSQFREQPDCNR, encoded by the coding sequence TTGCACAAGCTGTTTCTGGTGGAAGATGAAGCCCTGATCCGTGCGGGCCTTAAGCATTTGATTGAGAAGGTGATCGGCGGCTATCAGGTGGTGGGGGAAGCAGAGAATGGACGGCTTGCGCTGGAGGCGCTCAAGAGTGTGAAGCCCGATGTTCTGATCACGGATATACGGATGAATGAAATGAACGGTCTGGAGCTGATCAAGCGGATTCGTGACCAGTATCCCGACATGTACATCCTGATTCTGAGCGGGTATGCCGACTTCGAATATGCGAAGCAGGCGATCAAATACGGCATCAGCGATTATCTGCTGAAGCCGGTTGACCGCACAGAGCTGGCCCAGGCACTGGGAGATTTCAAACGCAGGCACGGAACGCAGAGTGATGCGGAGGCGCAGCCGGGTGAGGGCGAATCAGACCAGAAGGGCAGGCAGCTGATCCGCAAGGTGAAGGAGCTGGTCGCATTGCGGCTGGATCAGGAAATCTCGCTGCAATATATGGCAGAGCAGGTGCATCTGAATCACCAGTACCTGTCGGTGCTGTTCAAGTCGGAGACCGGACAGAACTTCACGGATTATGTCTCGCAGTGCCGGATGAACCGGGCCAAGCAGCTGCTGAAGGAGACGAATCTCAAAATCTATGAGGTGGCCAAATTGTCAGGCTATTTAAGCTCCAAGCATTTCATGGCGGTATTCAAGGACTATACCGGCAAGACTCCTTCACAGTTCAGGGAACAGCCGGATTGTAATCGCTAA
- a CDS encoding FAD-dependent oxidoreductase gives MRNYEVIVAGGGVSGSIAAIAAARAGARTLIIEAGGFLGGTLTAAGVGPMMTFHAGNKQAIQGITDELIQRLQALGKSPGHIPDATNYTYSVTPFDAEAMKYELDLMLQESGGEVLYHTMLAGAKVSGRRIESLTLCNKAGLSEISADVFIDATGDGDLSAWSGVPFTKGRESDEQSQPMTLKMKMRGVDTEKIKTYIREHREDFPRMNQDISVMDSAARLSVAGFDRQFREAKARGEISIPREDVLFFETSNPGEIIMNTTRILGKDSTDPWSLSEAEVEGRKQCRELEIFLKKVIPGFEDSVVVSTGPSIGVRGSRQIKGVYTLTAQDILSVKPFDDVIAHSGYPIDIHSPDGEGTATDHLEWGAMYSIPYRCLITSEIDNLIVVGRCLSATFEAQAAVRTTPTVGAIGQAGGTAAALAVQAGVPVQQVDYKRLQETLMAHGAYLEV, from the coding sequence ATGAGGAATTATGAGGTTATTGTGGCGGGAGGCGGAGTATCCGGCTCCATCGCTGCTATCGCGGCGGCAAGAGCAGGTGCCAGAACATTGATTATCGAGGCAGGAGGCTTCCTCGGCGGAACCCTGACGGCTGCGGGGGTCGGGCCGATGATGACTTTTCATGCCGGGAACAAGCAGGCGATTCAAGGGATTACCGATGAGCTGATTCAGCGGTTACAGGCGCTGGGCAAATCGCCGGGACATATCCCGGATGCGACGAACTACACCTATTCGGTGACACCGTTCGATGCCGAAGCGATGAAATACGAGCTGGATCTGATGCTGCAGGAGAGCGGAGGCGAGGTGCTGTACCATACGATGCTTGCCGGGGCGAAGGTATCGGGCAGACGGATTGAGTCGCTGACCTTATGCAATAAAGCGGGGCTTAGCGAAATCTCGGCGGATGTGTTCATTGATGCTACCGGAGACGGTGATCTCTCCGCATGGTCCGGGGTTCCCTTCACCAAAGGGCGTGAATCCGATGAACAGTCGCAGCCGATGACCCTGAAGATGAAGATGAGGGGAGTGGACACGGAGAAGATCAAGACGTATATCCGGGAGCATCGTGAGGACTTTCCGCGAATGAACCAGGATATCAGCGTAATGGACTCGGCGGCAAGATTATCGGTCGCAGGCTTCGACCGGCAGTTCCGTGAAGCGAAGGCGCGCGGCGAGATCAGTATTCCGAGAGAGGATGTGCTGTTCTTCGAGACCAGTAATCCCGGTGAGATTATTATGAACACGACGCGAATTCTCGGCAAGGACAGCACGGACCCGTGGAGTCTCAGCGAGGCCGAGGTTGAAGGACGCAAGCAGTGCCGGGAGCTGGAGATTTTTCTGAAAAAGGTTATTCCCGGCTTTGAAGATTCTGTAGTCGTCTCCACCGGTCCGTCCATCGGCGTCCGCGGCTCCCGCCAGATCAAGGGTGTGTATACATTGACCGCGCAGGATATTCTGTCGGTGAAGCCCTTCGACGATGTGATCGCCCATTCCGGCTACCCGATAGATATCCACAGCCCGGACGGCGAGGGAACCGCAACGGATCATCTGGAATGGGGAGCGATGTACAGCATCCCTTACCGTTGCCTGATCACCAGCGAGATCGACAACCTGATTGTCGTCGGAAGATGCCTCTCGGCCACCTTTGAAGCCCAGGCAGCTGTGCGGACAACGCCAACGGTAGGGGCTATCGGTCAAGCGGGCGGCACAGCGGCGGCACTGGCGGTACAAGCAGGAGTTCCAGTGCAGCAGGTGGACTATAAGAGACTGCAGGAGACGCTTATGGCACACGGCGCTTATCTGGAAGTGTAA
- a CDS encoding citrate transporter, translated as METVQIIGILLVFIVFVGLMMTRKLTTLLALPMMAILLAAIAGIPLLSDNPDTFTITKGVLAGGAMKLSTAIAGLIFGAWFGQILSKVGITKTIIRKAAELAGDKPLAIAIIFFLAASVIFSAANGLGMVILVGTIAIPIMLTAGLKPFVSGLVVLLANAVGVVFNVSTWAIYTDVLKVPTNTIASYSLVCAVPLIVIALIMIVYYTRKDGKVRRAWAMPLKPEFQAQDSKNVRAIALISPLVPVLLVFFLKVDIVSAVFMGALVTLLLATPKRPFHVLSSALVEGIQDVAGALGLMIGIGMLLSAVTAPQVASLIQPLIEVIIPTSPLMYILVFTLLSPLAIYRGPLNVWGLGSGIAALIVAGGMAPVAAMLALRIVSNLQAVSDPTNSHNVWIADYTKTDIIETLRKTLPWMFVAVMISMIIAGMIAF; from the coding sequence TTGGAAACCGTTCAAATTATCGGAATTCTACTTGTATTCATTGTGTTTGTGGGCCTGATGATGACCCGCAAGCTGACCACGCTGCTGGCATTGCCGATGATGGCGATTCTGCTGGCCGCCATTGCGGGCATCCCGCTCCTGTCGGATAACCCGGACACCTTCACCATCACGAAGGGTGTGCTTGCAGGCGGAGCCATGAAGCTGTCTACCGCCATCGCCGGACTGATCTTCGGCGCCTGGTTCGGCCAGATTCTCAGCAAGGTCGGCATCACCAAGACCATTATCCGCAAGGCAGCGGAGCTGGCGGGTGACAAGCCGCTGGCGATTGCTATTATCTTTTTCCTCGCCGCCTCTGTAATCTTCTCGGCCGCGAACGGCCTGGGTATGGTTATTCTGGTCGGGACCATCGCTATTCCTATTATGCTGACAGCCGGGCTTAAGCCCTTTGTAAGCGGTCTGGTAGTATTGCTGGCGAATGCGGTCGGCGTGGTATTCAACGTCTCCACCTGGGCGATCTATACCGATGTGCTGAAGGTGCCGACGAACACGATTGCTTCTTATTCGCTGGTCTGTGCCGTCCCGCTGATCGTGATTGCCCTGATTATGATCGTCTATTATACCCGCAAAGACGGCAAGGTCCGCCGCGCCTGGGCGATGCCGCTCAAGCCGGAATTCCAGGCTCAGGACAGCAAGAACGTAAGAGCGATTGCGCTCATCAGTCCGCTTGTTCCGGTGCTGCTCGTGTTTTTCCTGAAGGTGGATATTGTCTCGGCGGTCTTCATGGGGGCTCTGGTCACCCTGCTGCTGGCCACCCCTAAGCGTCCATTCCATGTGTTGTCGAGTGCGCTGGTGGAAGGCATTCAGGATGTAGCCGGTGCGCTGGGTCTGATGATCGGAATCGGGATGCTGCTCAGTGCGGTAACTGCGCCCCAGGTGGCCTCGTTAATCCAGCCGCTGATCGAAGTCATTATTCCGACCAGCCCGCTGATGTACATTCTCGTCTTCACACTGCTGTCTCCGCTCGCAATCTACCGTGGACCGCTCAATGTATGGGGGCTCGGCAGCGGAATCGCGGCACTGATCGTGGCCGGAGGCATGGCACCTGTAGCAGCGATGCTCGCCCTGCGTATCGTGAGCAATCTGCAGGCTGTCAGCGATCCGACCAACTCGCATAATGTCTGGATCGCCGATTACACGAAGACAGATATTATTGAGACGCTGCGCAAGACGCTGCCGTGGATGTTCGTTGCGGTGATGATCTCGATGATTATCGCGGGTATGATTGCCTTTTAG
- a CDS encoding hydantoinase/oxoprolinase family protein, which produces MNHKQIRIGIDVGGTFTDAVAIDNETFEVLSKVKMPTTHHDKRGVASGIVQIIQRIMSENGILPGDIKFIAHGTTQATNALLEGDVARVGIVGMGTGLDARSARSETNVADIELAAGKFLTTYHKFIDSRELTAEAIDDAIDQLLAQGAEVIVASEAYSVDDPANELRVMEAARSRGVYATGGHEISQLYGLKTRTRTAVVNASLIPKMMETANMTEQAVKEAGITSQLMIMRCDGGVMSIDEVRKRPILTMLSGLAAGVAGALMYEKISDGIFFEVGGTSVDISVIKNGKVMIENAQVGGHKTYLRSLDVRTLAVAGGSMIQIGGGKITDVGPRSAHIAGLEYECFTGKENLEQPAIGLVSPREGDPDYVTVRSRGGHEYALTLAGAANLLNHVPETDYARGNMESTRIAWQTLGAHLGMSAEEAARAAMDIAIRKVMTVVNQMISDYELDTGFITLVGGGGSGAVLVPAMAAKEGFKHQIANNAPYISTIGVGMAMVREQIEKTVVGATERDIKLIRAEIMDKIVQSGANESTVDVTIEIDSQRNILRAIATGSTELRSKDLASREVPVNELMRTAADALGQPAEQTELKAASGRWYLFESSEIKKSMFGLVKKKLSHVGVLDREGVVRFKKTNAYHLAFLKKNMADRFASFLEENTIYSDANATIPKTFIFYKEKMLDLTGMQTKEQLFSILEVETQLLEDNSEMLAVVYQ; this is translated from the coding sequence ATGAACCATAAACAGATCAGAATCGGCATTGATGTCGGAGGAACCTTCACGGATGCAGTTGCGATAGACAATGAGACCTTTGAGGTGCTGTCCAAAGTCAAAATGCCCACCACGCACCACGACAAACGCGGAGTCGCCAGCGGGATTGTCCAGATCATTCAGCGGATTATGAGCGAGAACGGGATTCTTCCCGGTGATATCAAGTTCATCGCCCACGGGACTACGCAGGCTACCAACGCGCTGCTGGAAGGGGATGTTGCCCGTGTAGGCATCGTGGGGATGGGCACGGGGCTGGATGCCCGCAGTGCCCGCTCCGAGACCAATGTGGCGGATATCGAGCTGGCTGCGGGGAAATTCCTGACCACTTATCACAAATTCATTGACTCCAGGGAGCTTACGGCAGAAGCCATTGATGATGCGATTGATCAGCTGCTGGCCCAGGGTGCGGAGGTCATTGTAGCTTCAGAAGCCTACAGTGTCGATGATCCGGCCAATGAGCTGAGGGTGATGGAAGCGGCGCGCAGCCGGGGAGTGTACGCTACCGGCGGACATGAGATCTCCCAGCTCTACGGGCTGAAGACCCGGACCCGCACAGCAGTCGTCAACGCGAGCCTAATCCCCAAGATGATGGAGACGGCCAATATGACCGAGCAGGCTGTCAAAGAAGCGGGAATTACCTCCCAGCTCATGATCATGCGCTGTGACGGAGGGGTCATGAGCATCGACGAGGTACGCAAGCGTCCGATCCTGACCATGCTGTCGGGGCTGGCGGCCGGAGTGGCCGGCGCCCTTATGTATGAGAAGATCTCGGACGGTATTTTCTTCGAGGTCGGAGGTACGAGTGTGGATATTTCCGTGATTAAGAACGGCAAGGTGATGATTGAGAATGCTCAGGTCGGCGGGCATAAGACCTATCTGCGCTCGCTGGATGTGCGGACGCTGGCCGTGGCCGGGGGGAGCATGATCCAGATCGGCGGGGGGAAGATCACGGATGTCGGACCGCGGAGCGCACATATCGCCGGTCTGGAATACGAATGCTTCACCGGCAAGGAGAATCTGGAGCAGCCCGCGATCGGTCTTGTCAGTCCGCGCGAAGGAGACCCGGATTATGTCACGGTTCGTAGCAGGGGAGGACATGAATATGCGCTGACCCTGGCAGGAGCGGCGAATCTGCTGAACCATGTGCCGGAGACGGATTATGCCCGCGGGAATATGGAGAGCACGCGGATCGCCTGGCAGACGCTGGGTGCCCATCTGGGGATGTCTGCCGAGGAGGCGGCAAGGGCCGCGATGGATATTGCTATCCGCAAGGTGATGACGGTGGTGAATCAGATGATCAGCGATTATGAGCTGGACACCGGATTCATTACGCTGGTAGGCGGCGGAGGCAGCGGAGCGGTTCTGGTCCCGGCCATGGCTGCGAAGGAAGGCTTCAAGCACCAGATTGCAAACAATGCGCCGTATATCTCCACGATTGGCGTCGGGATGGCGATGGTCCGCGAGCAGATTGAGAAGACTGTCGTCGGCGCGACGGAGCGGGATATCAAGCTGATCCGGGCAGAGATTATGGACAAAATCGTCCAGTCCGGGGCGAACGAATCCACGGTCGATGTCACGATCGAGATTGACTCCCAGCGCAATATTCTGCGGGCGATTGCCACCGGCTCCACCGAGCTGCGCTCGAAGGATCTGGCCAGCCGCGAGGTGCCGGTGAATGAGCTGATGCGGACGGCGGCGGATGCGCTGGGCCAGCCGGCGGAGCAGACGGAGCTGAAGGCAGCCTCCGGCAGATGGTATCTGTTCGAGTCCAGCGAGATTAAGAAGTCCATGTTCGGGCTGGTCAAGAAGAAGCTCAGCCATGTCGGCGTGCTGGACCGTGAGGGGGTGGTGCGCTTCAAGAAGACGAATGCGTATCATCTGGCTTTTTTGAAGAAAAATATGGCCGACCGGTTCGCCTCGTTCCTGGAAGAGAATACGATCTATTCGGACGCCAATGCCACGATCCCCAAGACCTTCATCTTCTATAAGGAAAAAATGCTCGATCTGACCGGGATGCAGACCAAGGAGCAGCTGTTCTCCATTCTCGAAGTGGAAACACAATTGCTTGAGGACAACAGCGAGATGCTCGCTGTCGTCTATCAGTAG
- a CDS encoding histidine kinase: MPFRKGTNKKTLYVPLRTKFIILFCLLITIPFVVIGTISYKKYTAGVERSTVELSDQVVSQISINLEHYIKELDRLTLTPLYDEDMMQILRKHRGAGPASTYLSTDETLKMNLFISSLAFDRGEIESILVFTNDGGIFSNLDQSVRKRWDRSMAEWMETIEQEDGGLAILPPHTAAYYTEPKQGVISVARVIREPYTHAMLGIVKVDLMPRGFGSIVSTVRSSGSGLLQITGKDQVVLYSGAGKLPDSRESYITASAESSYTGLKVTSLIPRAQLREDARELTNSTLVVSIVALMAAYAAAILLSSRLIKPIAHLQSKMRQVKRGLFLERATVTTSDEIGQLTEGFNTMIGEIDRLVKEVYETRLKEREAELLALQSQIHPHFLYNTLEMVNMLALQGNTRELSGVVTSLGKLLRYTVGHREQMVYVLDEVKFVEAYLRIQGMRLGDKLQAVIHIDSSFDYCMVPKLILQPLIENVIEHAMGQDRLQLTLTASAREEDLILSVKDDGRGITAGRMLELEEQLYGRQPRAAADAEQGGFGRILKGFALRNVHQRLRLLYGEPYGLTLDNTAERGVTVSLRLPMNWEAMNNTGPAGDRQEEA; encoded by the coding sequence ATGCCGTTCAGAAAAGGAACCAATAAAAAAACACTCTATGTGCCGCTGCGCACCAAATTTATCATATTATTCTGCCTGCTGATCACCATTCCGTTTGTGGTTATCGGCACCATCAGCTATAAGAAATACACCGCCGGAGTAGAACGCAGCACGGTGGAGCTGTCCGATCAGGTCGTAAGCCAGATCAGTATTAACCTGGAGCATTATATTAAGGAGCTGGACCGGCTTACCCTTACGCCGCTCTACGATGAGGATATGATGCAGATTCTAAGGAAGCACAGGGGCGCGGGACCCGCCAGCACCTATCTGAGCACGGATGAGACGCTGAAGATGAATCTGTTTATTTCTTCTCTGGCTTTTGACAGGGGGGAGATCGAGAGTATTCTGGTGTTCACCAATGACGGCGGAATCTTCAGCAATCTGGATCAGAGCGTGCGGAAACGGTGGGACCGCAGCATGGCAGAATGGATGGAGACCATTGAGCAGGAGGACGGCGGCCTGGCCATCCTTCCTCCGCATACTGCCGCTTATTATACAGAGCCGAAGCAGGGGGTGATCTCTGTAGCCAGAGTCATCCGTGAGCCATACACTCATGCTATGCTAGGGATCGTCAAGGTGGATCTGATGCCCCGTGGCTTCGGTTCTATTGTCTCGACGGTCCGCTCCAGCGGGAGCGGCCTGCTGCAGATTACAGGCAAGGATCAGGTGGTCCTGTACTCTGGGGCTGGCAAGCTTCCCGACTCACGCGAATCGTATATTACGGCCTCTGCGGAGTCTTCATACACGGGACTCAAGGTCACCTCGCTGATTCCGCGTGCGCAGCTCCGGGAGGATGCCCGTGAGTTAACCAACTCTACGCTGGTGGTGTCCATCGTTGCCTTGATGGCGGCTTATGCGGCAGCCATCCTGTTGTCCAGCCGCCTGATTAAGCCGATTGCCCACCTGCAGTCGAAGATGAGACAGGTGAAGCGGGGGCTGTTCCTGGAACGTGCGACGGTCACCACCAGCGATGAGATCGGGCAACTGACCGAGGGGTTCAATACGATGATCGGCGAGATCGACCGTCTGGTCAAAGAGGTCTATGAGACCCGGCTGAAGGAACGGGAGGCAGAGCTGCTGGCGCTGCAGAGCCAGATTCATCCGCATTTTCTGTACAACACGCTGGAGATGGTGAACATGCTGGCCTTGCAGGGCAATACCCGCGAGCTCTCCGGTGTAGTGACCAGTCTGGGGAAGCTGCTGCGCTACACGGTAGGCCACCGGGAACAGATGGTGTATGTGCTGGATGAAGTGAAATTTGTGGAAGCCTATCTGCGCATTCAGGGCATGCGCCTGGGTGACAAGCTGCAAGCCGTCATTCACATTGATTCTTCCTTCGACTACTGTATGGTGCCGAAGCTGATTCTCCAGCCGCTGATCGAGAATGTCATTGAACATGCGATGGGACAAGACAGGCTGCAGCTCACCTTGACGGCTTCTGCCAGGGAAGAGGACCTGATTCTGTCGGTGAAGGATGATGGCCGGGGCATCACCGCCGGACGGATGCTGGAGCTTGAAGAACAGCTATATGGCCGTCAGCCCCGGGCCGCAGCCGATGCGGAGCAGGGAGGCTTCGGCCGGATACTCAAGGGGTTCGCGCTGCGCAATGTCCATCAGCGGCTGCGGCTGCTCTATGGAGAGCCTTACGGCCTGACACTGGATAACACGGCAGAGCGCGGCGTAACGGTCTCGCTGCGGCTGCCGATGAACTGGGAAGCAATGAACAATACCGGCCCCGCCGGGGACAGACAGGAGGAGGCATAA
- a CDS encoding sugar ABC transporter substrate-binding protein, with amino-acid sequence MRTRLLGLMAAVLLATGCSSGAGNGALERAAGNDEAGNMMAGVQEPVKLKFSIWGNDAQKAMVEGLVDEFEQLHSGIEVEIMTIPFADYQQKLSIMLASRTAPDAGWLAERMIPQLLESGQLVDIAAEVEDDAEYNYADIYPSTLDIFRREDRLYGIPFSTPPVLIYYNKDLFLAKGLKTPTELYEEGKWNYEEFLKAARSITDPQRGIYGVKLVRDWNNWSDALLPLFWSHGAELFDSGGASFALNSPAGKEALQLYSDMMFKNKVHPLPGDELTFDSGRIGMYTDRYSYTSKARAVTDFAWDIAPMPAGIKGAGTSLGYAGVSVFETEHPAEAAEFLKFITSAGSMSISAQYFVPSRKSVLESDVFLRVASKPSPESIQRAVLDQIATARIAPGHKNWQQIDTKIQLLMDGLYTQTSTVEKLLAQMEQEVNPLMK; translated from the coding sequence ATGCGGACAAGGCTGCTAGGTCTGATGGCTGCGGTGCTGTTGGCTACAGGCTGCTCCTCAGGTGCAGGAAACGGAGCGCTTGAGAGGGCAGCGGGGAACGATGAAGCAGGAAATATGATGGCTGGGGTGCAGGAGCCTGTGAAGCTGAAGTTCAGCATCTGGGGCAATGATGCACAGAAAGCGATGGTTGAGGGGTTGGTGGATGAATTTGAACAGCTTCATTCCGGGATAGAGGTAGAGATCATGACGATTCCTTTTGCCGACTACCAGCAAAAGCTGTCGATTATGCTGGCCTCCCGTACGGCCCCGGATGCCGGTTGGCTGGCGGAACGGATGATTCCACAGTTACTGGAATCGGGCCAGCTGGTGGATATCGCAGCAGAGGTCGAGGATGACGCCGAGTACAACTACGCTGATATTTATCCGTCTACACTCGATATCTTCAGGCGGGAGGACCGATTGTACGGAATTCCGTTCTCTACGCCCCCGGTACTGATCTATTACAATAAGGACCTGTTCCTTGCCAAAGGCCTGAAGACGCCAACGGAGCTGTATGAGGAAGGGAAATGGAACTACGAGGAGTTCCTTAAGGCGGCGCGAAGCATCACCGACCCGCAGCGCGGCATCTACGGTGTGAAGCTGGTCCGCGACTGGAACAACTGGTCGGATGCGCTGCTGCCGCTGTTCTGGTCGCATGGGGCAGAGCTGTTTGACAGCGGGGGAGCATCGTTTGCGCTGAATTCCCCCGCAGGGAAGGAAGCGCTGCAGCTATACAGCGATATGATGTTCAAGAACAAGGTGCACCCGCTGCCCGGGGATGAGCTGACGTTCGACAGCGGCCGGATCGGTATGTATACGGACCGTTACAGCTATACCTCCAAAGCCCGGGCGGTCACCGATTTTGCCTGGGATATCGCCCCGATGCCGGCGGGCATTAAGGGGGCAGGGACTTCCCTCGGTTATGCGGGAGTGTCCGTATTCGAGACGGAGCATCCGGCTGAAGCGGCGGAATTTCTCAAGTTCATTACCAGCGCCGGGTCCATGAGCATCTCCGCGCAGTATTTTGTCCCGTCACGCAAGTCTGTGCTGGAATCCGATGTCTTCCTGCGGGTAGCCTCCAAGCCTTCACCGGAGAGCATTCAGCGGGCGGTTCTCGACCAGATCGCCACTGCCCGCATCGCACCGGGGCATAAGAATTGGCAGCAGATTGATACGAAGA